Genomic segment of Deltaproteobacteria bacterium:
GGCTTCCTGCAGACGAAGCTGGAAGAGCTGCAAGCGCGCGTGCACCAGGCGGAGGAGCGCGTGCTGGAATACCAGTCCGTGCATCGCATGCTGCCGCTCGACCTCACCAAGGACGTCGGCAGCGAGCGGCTCGCGGACCTGAGCCGACGCCTGACCGCCGCCGAGACCGATCGCATCACGATCGAGGCGCAGTACCGCCTGATCCGCGAGGAGAACGGCGAGTACTACGACGGGCTCCCGGCGGTCCTGAGCAACGGGCTGATCCAGAAGCTCCGCGAGGACTTCAACGCCCTCGAGGTGGAGTACGCGCTGCTCGCCGGCAAGTTCCGCCCGACCTATCCGCGCTTGCGGCAGGTCGGCGAGCAGCTCGCCCACGCGCGGGGTCTTCTCCAGAAGGAGATCGCCAAGGTCGTGAAGGGCATCGAGGCCGAGTATCTCGCGGCGCAGCGGACCGTGGACCAGCTCCGCGAGGAGATCGAAGGCCAGCGCGCCTCGCTGCTGCAACGCAAGGACGCCGAGGGCGAGCTCCTGATGCTGACCCGCGAGGTCGAGACCACGCGGGCGCTGCACGACAACCTGCTGGCGCGCGTCAAGGACCTCGACGTCGCCGCCGGCTCCGACACGTCCAACATCAGCGTCGCGGAGCCGGCGTCCCCGAAGCTCTGGCCGAGCTCGCCGGACCGGTTGTTCCTGCTCGGTCTGAGCGTCGCGGTCGGGCTGCTGCTCGGCGCCGGGCTCGCGCTCCTGCGGGACTCCTTCGACCGGTCGATCCGGGACGTCAACGACCTCAGGCGGGTAACGGGTCTGCCGACCCTGGCGGTCGTTCCCGATTTCCATCCGGGCCTCTCGGAGTCGCCGCAGCTCTGGCTGCAACAGCACACCGCGCGCCTGCGCGAGATCGCGTCGAGCGTGCTCGGTCGCGCCAACGTGGCGGACGAGCACGGCGGCGCCAACGGCAACGGCCACGGCCACGCGAACGGCAACGGGCACGGCGGCGGCTCGGAGCTCCCCGTGGTCGAGGTGACGGGCGTGCCGCAACTGGTCCTCGGCAACGGCCACGTCTGGCACTCGGCCGAGGCCTACCGGACGCTGCGGACCTCGCTGCTCCTGCATCCGGGAGGCTCCATTCCGCGGGTGATCCTGGTGACGAGCGCGATCGGCACCGAGGGCAAGACGACGACCGCGGTGAACACCGCCGCCGCGCTCGCGACCTGCGGCGTGCGCGTCCTGCTCGTCGACGGCGACCTCCGCCTGCCGCGCTGTCACGAGAGCCTCGGCATCGCGCTCGAGCCGGGCCTCAGCGAGTACCTCGCGTGGCGGATCGTCGATGCGCCGATCGTGACGACGCGCGTCGAGAACCTGTCGTTTCTCCCGGCGGGAGGCTTCATGCCGGACTCGACC
This window contains:
- a CDS encoding polysaccharide biosynthesis tyrosine autokinase; translation: MHDAEPQIVPYALRRDLAAPRPLAAPPPPLLEGGMLHDVRNVLLRQWRVLVAALVVVVGATAAYCWIATPYYRARATVLIDPRAPQVLNGQRFGEVQDPFTSAKYDYYQTQFQLLRSRSLIQRVVDELKLPEDPRFVAMTEDQKSMGRPVPSVMRTYLDGLEILPIRGTRLVAVEFEAPDPDLAAEIANAHAHAFVRGGLERLYGAIEQVRGFLQTKLEELQARVHQAEERVLEYQSVHRMLPLDLTKDVGSERLADLSRRLTAAETDRITIEAQYRLIREENGEYYDGLPAVLSNGLIQKLREDFNALEVEYALLAGKFRPTYPRLRQVGEQLAHARGLLQKEIAKVVKGIEAEYLAAQRTVDQLREEIEGQRASLLQRKDAEGELLMLTREVETTRALHDNLLARVKDLDVAAGSDTSNISVAEPASPKLWPSSPDRLFLLGLSVAVGLLLGAGLALLRDSFDRSIRDVNDLRRVTGLPTLAVVPDFHPGLSESPQLWLQQHTARLREIASSVLGRANVADEHGGANGNGHGHANGNGHGGGSELPVVEVTGVPQLVLGNGHVWHSAEAYRTLRTSLLLHPGGSIPRVILVTSAIGTEGKTTTAVNTAAALATCGVRVLLVDGDLRLPRCHESLGIALEPGLSEYLAWRIVDAPIVTTRVENLSFLPAGGFMPDSTELLASWRMWKLIERVRGEYDFVILDSPPLLAVSDGVLLANLADGVILVADRARSRRDQVRAAMQRLSQTGVAPLGAVLNRGEMEFSYYRYARPSRGGAPVAEAGAPAQSDGPTVAPSV